The following are encoded together in the Oceanobacillus zhaokaii genome:
- a CDS encoding YjcZ family sporulation protein, with protein MSYDYSGGYDGKMNFALIVVLFILLIIVGVSFVKY; from the coding sequence ATGAGCTATGACTACAGTGGCGGTTATGACGGAAAAATGAATTTCGCCTTAATCGTTGTGTTATTTATCCTATTAATTATTGTTGGCGTATCCTTCGTTAAATACTAA
- a CDS encoding YjcZ family sporulation protein, which translates to MDFVLIVVLFILLIIVGASFVHGGY; encoded by the coding sequence ATGGATTTTGTACTAATCGTTGTCCTATTTATTCTATTAATTATTGTTGGTGCTTCCTTTGTCCATGGTGGTTACTAA
- a CDS encoding VOC family protein, with product MSEKLLRIGTIYIPVINVELSSEWYVNELGAELSYQDEDKAILNFANQSLFLVKSKENQSSNFYDVYGVEQFSITFEVDGLNALETIHKDFSDKGIRVGDIENRGHSGRNFIFFDLEGNKFDVWSELSPIFREKYLTSP from the coding sequence ATGAGTGAAAAATTATTAAGGATAGGAACTATTTATATTCCAGTAATTAATGTAGAACTATCTTCTGAATGGTATGTTAACGAATTGGGGGCAGAGTTAAGCTATCAAGACGAAGATAAAGCAATTCTTAATTTCGCAAACCAAAGTCTATTTCTTGTGAAATCTAAAGAGAATCAAAGCTCGAATTTCTATGATGTTTACGGTGTAGAGCAATTCTCTATAACATTTGAAGTCGATGGATTAAATGCTTTAGAAACTATACATAAGGACTTTTCAGATAAAGGGATAAGAGTTGGAGATATTGAAAACAGAGGGCATTCTGGAAGGAACTTTATTTTTTTCGATTTAGAAGGAAATAAATTTGATGTGTGGAGTGAATTAAGTCCAATTTTTAGAGAAAAATATCTTACCTCGCCATAG
- a CDS encoding GNAT family N-acetyltransferase, with amino-acid sequence MEKYKFENNIPTLEEYKYLCESVGWTNYMNFEVVEKSLSNSIHCITVKDNEQIVGMGRIVGDGAIYFYIQDIVVHPDYQKNGIGKDIMNLLVEYLYTNAPDKAFVGLFASQGKESFYEKYDFKDFSPNMTGMFTVISKK; translated from the coding sequence TTGGAAAAATATAAGTTTGAAAATAATATTCCAACATTGGAAGAATACAAATATTTATGTGAGTCTGTGGGATGGACTAATTATATGAATTTTGAAGTGGTGGAAAAATCACTAAGTAACTCTATTCACTGCATCACAGTAAAGGATAATGAACAAATTGTTGGTATGGGGAGAATTGTAGGCGATGGGGCTATTTATTTCTATATCCAAGATATAGTGGTTCATCCAGATTATCAGAAAAATGGTATTGGAAAGGATATAATGAATCTTTTGGTTGAATACTTATATACTAATGCCCCAGATAAGGCGTTTGTTGGTTTGTTTGCATCACAAGGTAAAGAATCGTTCTATGAAAAGTATGATTTTAAAGATTTCTCACCCAACATGACAGGGATGTTTACTGTAATTTCTAAAAAATAG
- a CDS encoding PepSY domain-containing protein yields the protein MNVKVEKLNDDRDDKNLSTKQNFLSEQEAIEIAEKAVNGTVTEIDFDEDDNHMFMNSN from the coding sequence TTGAATGTAAAAGTTGAAAAATTGAATGATGATCGCGATGATAAGAATCTAAGTACCAAGCAAAATTTCCTTTCTGAACAAGAAGCAATAGAAATCGCTGAAAAAGCTGTAAATGGAACGGTGACTGAAATAGACTTTGATGAAGATGATAACCATATGTTTATGAATTCGAATTAA
- a CDS encoding NupC/NupG family nucleoside CNT transporter — MDILFGLLSLVGLLFIAWLLSKNKKAIKWRTIIIGVVLEGIFVCFMLNVPLGRFLLTGAAGGVQNVLDYSQAGIDFLFGGFFAEGTNVGFVFAIQVLSVIIFISALVSALYYLRIIPFVVRILGWAVGKVFGTTRVESFNTVANTMLGVVESPLLIKPYLAKLTRSELFTVMVGGTASASGAILLSYAQMGIDIKYLLISVFSVPFVAIVMSKIMEPETEESVTNEDVEMEEAGHANIFEAISEGAVSGVKLAANIGGLLIAFISLLALVNGILGIIGTDLATIFGYVFFPFALLVGIPIEDAFRAASIIGTKLAANELIAFQEVLNFQEEFKPQTIAILTVALCNFANLSSIGQLIVGLGSLAPSKKKQIASLSFKAIIAGTLASFITAIFVSMFV; from the coding sequence ATGGATATTTTATTTGGTTTGTTATCCCTTGTGGGTTTACTATTTATAGCTTGGCTTCTAAGCAAAAATAAAAAGGCCATCAAATGGCGTACGATTATAATAGGTGTGGTATTAGAAGGAATTTTCGTTTGCTTCATGCTCAATGTCCCCCTTGGCCGCTTTCTTCTTACAGGTGCTGCCGGGGGTGTGCAAAACGTCCTTGACTATAGCCAAGCAGGCATTGATTTCTTATTTGGTGGCTTTTTTGCAGAAGGAACGAATGTAGGATTTGTTTTCGCGATTCAGGTCTTATCCGTTATTATTTTTATCTCTGCATTGGTCTCAGCTCTGTATTATTTACGAATCATCCCTTTCGTTGTGCGTATACTCGGTTGGGCTGTTGGTAAAGTGTTTGGGACAACTCGGGTTGAATCTTTTAATACAGTTGCCAACACCATGTTAGGCGTTGTAGAATCCCCATTACTCATTAAGCCTTATCTGGCAAAACTTACACGTTCGGAACTATTCACTGTTATGGTTGGGGGCACAGCTTCAGCCAGTGGTGCGATTCTATTGTCTTATGCTCAAATGGGTATTGATATTAAGTATTTACTTATTTCTGTTTTCTCCGTACCATTTGTCGCTATTGTAATGTCTAAAATCATGGAACCTGAAACAGAAGAATCTGTGACGAATGAAGATGTCGAAATGGAAGAAGCAGGACATGCGAACATTTTTGAAGCCATTTCTGAAGGAGCTGTGAGCGGAGTAAAGCTTGCTGCTAATATTGGTGGTTTGCTTATTGCGTTTATTAGTTTATTAGCCCTCGTAAACGGTATACTGGGCATCATTGGAACAGATCTGGCTACCATATTTGGTTATGTTTTCTTTCCTTTTGCTTTACTTGTTGGGATTCCGATTGAAGATGCTTTCCGAGCTGCATCCATTATTGGAACAAAGCTTGCAGCCAATGAACTGATTGCATTCCAGGAGGTACTCAATTTTCAAGAGGAATTTAAGCCACAAACGATTGCAATTTTAACCGTTGCATTGTGTAACTTCGCGAACCTCTCTTCTATTGGACAATTAATTGTAGGTCTTGGTTCCTTAGCACCTTCAAAGAAAAAACAAATTGCATCTCTAAGCTTTAAAGCCATTATCGCTGGTACCTTGGCAAGCTTTATTACAGCTATTTTTGTAAGTATGTTTGTCTAA
- a CDS encoding DUF3784 domain-containing protein — MDYGLLIIGIALLLVSYLAAVKKQTWLLAGFNEKNIKNKSLLGKVTGGAFFLPLGLLVVMHGFIDYPYEETVLVVAMLVLLTFTYVFINRRLLD; from the coding sequence ATGGACTACGGATTATTAATTATAGGGATTGCTCTATTGCTTGTTTCATACTTGGCAGCTGTAAAAAAACAAACATGGTTATTAGCTGGGTTTAATGAAAAAAACATTAAAAATAAATCCTTGTTAGGTAAAGTTACAGGTGGAGCTTTTTTTCTACCGTTAGGATTGTTAGTAGTTATGCATGGTTTTATTGACTACCCTTATGAAGAAACTGTTCTTGTAGTTGCTATGTTGGTTTTATTAACCTTTACGTACGTATTTATCAATAGAAGGCTGCTCGATTAA
- a CDS encoding SMI1/KNR4 family protein, translating into MRNFWLDDEDELVLDPIKKKDIVLAEKKLGVELPSLYKKLIKNKMEAT; encoded by the coding sequence ATGCGTAACTTTTGGTTAGATGATGAAGACGAACTAGTGCTAGACCCTATAAAAAAGAAAGATATTGTTTTAGCAGAGAAAAAATTAGGAGTAGAACTTCCTAGTCTCTATAAAAAGTTAATAAAAAACAAAATGGAGGCTACATAA